A single region of the Triticum dicoccoides isolate Atlit2015 ecotype Zavitan chromosome 2B, WEW_v2.0, whole genome shotgun sequence genome encodes:
- the LOC119364157 gene encoding potassium transporter 1-like yields MSLQVEDPRSAETPAPLKRHDSLFGDAEKVSDSKHHGSQVSWMRTLSLAFQSVGIIYGDIGTSPLYVYSSTFPDGIKDRDDLLGVLSLILYTLIIIPMLKYVFIVLYANDNGDGGTFALYSLISRYAKIRLIPDQQAEDAAVSNYHIEAPNSQLKRAQWLKQKLESSKAAKIVLFTLTILGTSMVIGDGTLTPAISVLSAVSGIREKAPSLTQTQVVLISVAILFMLFSVQRFGTDKVGYTFAPVISVWFLLIAGIGMYNLVVHDVGVLRAFNPMYIVQYFIRNGKSGWVSLGGIILCVTGTEGMFADLGHFNIRAVQLSFNGILFPSVALCYIGQAAYLRKFPDNVANTFYRSIPAPMFWPTFIVAILAAIIASQAMLSGAFAILSKALSLGCMPRVRVIHTSHKYEGQVYIPEVNFLMGLASIVVTVAFRTTTSIGHAYGICVVTTFAITTHLMTVVMLLIWKKHAIFIMLFYVVFGSIELIYLSSILSKFIEGGYLPICFALVVMSLMAAWHYVQVKRYWYELDHIVPVSEMTMLLEKNEVRRIPGVGLLYTELVQGIPPVFPRLIQKIPSVHSIFMFMSIKHLPISRVVPTERFIFRQVGPREHRMFRCVARYGYSDTLEEPKEFAAFLVDRLKMFIQEESAFALAQSEEVSDAQARPGRSTVHSEEAVQGQARVSSHSASGRMSFHTNQAVEEEKQLIDREVERGMVYLMGEANVTAEAKSSILKKVVVNHVYTFLRKNLTEGHKVLAIPKDQLLKVGITYEI; encoded by the exons ATGTCGCTCCAGGTCGAGGACCCGCGGAGCGCAGAGACGCCGGCGCCGCTCAAGCGTCACGACTCGCTGTTCGGCGACGCAGAGAAGGTCTCCGACTCGAAGCACCATGGGTCTCAG GTGAGCTGGATGCGGACGCTGAGCCTGGCTTTCCAGAGCGTCGGCATCATCTACGGCGACATCGGGACGTCGCCGCTCTACGTCTACTCCAGCACCTTCCCGGACGGCATCAAGGACAGGGACGATCTCCTGGGCGTCCTCTCGCTCATCCTCTACACCCTCATCATCATACCCATGCTCAAGTACGTCTTCATCGTGCTCTACGCCAACGACAACGGAGATG GTGGCACGTTTGCGCTTTACTCGCTGATATCACGGTACGCGAAGATCAGGCTGATCCCGGACCAGCAGGCGGAGGATGCGGCGGTGTCCAATTACCACATAGAAGCGCCAAACTCACAGCTCAAGAGGGCGCAATGGTTGAAGCAGAAGCTTGAGTCCAGCAAGGCGGCCAAGATTGTGCTCTTCACCCTCACCATCCTCGGCACGTCAATGGTGATAGGCGATGGAACCTTGACCCCAGCAATCTCTG TGCTCTCTGCGGTGAGTGGGATCAGAGAAAAGGCGCCAAGCTTGACTCAGA CACAAGTGGTCCTCATCTCGGTGGCCATTCTGTTCATGCTCTTCTCGGTCCAGCGCTTCGGGACCGACAAGGTCGGGTACACCTTTGCGCCGGTCATCTCAGTGTGGTTCCTTCTGATTGCCGGCATCGGGATGTACAACCTCGTTGTTCACGACGTCGGTGTTCTGCGGGCCTTCAATCCCATGTATATAGTGCAATACTTCATAAGGAACGGGAAGAGTGGGTGGGTGTCACTTGGTGGAATTATCTTGTGTGTCACAG GCACAGAAGGCATGTTTGCTGACCTAGGACATTTCAATATCAGGGCTGTTCAG CTCAGCTTCAACGGCATCCTGTTCCCATCTGTGGCACTGTGTTATATCGGGCAGGCGGCTTACCTGAGGAAATTCCCAGACAACGTTGCAAACACCTTCTATAGATCCATCCCAG CACCAATGTTCTGGCCAACCTTCATCGTTGCCATTCTTGCTGCCATCATCGCAAGCCAAGCCATGCTCTCCGGTGCGTTTGCCATCCTCTCCAAGGCCCTGTCTCTCGGTTGCATGCCAAGGGTTCGAGTCATCCACACCTCGCACAAGTACGAGGGGCAGGTGTACATTCCTGAAGTGAACTTCCTCATGGGATTGGCGAGCATCGTCGTCACGGTCGCCTTCCGGACGACCACCAGCATCGGCCACGCTTACG GGATCTGTGTGGTGACCACGTTTGCGATCACCACCCATCTGATGACCGTCGTCATGCTGCTCATATGGAAGAAGCACGCCATCTTCATCATGCTCTTCTACGTCGTGTTCGGCTCCATAGAGCTGATCTACCTCTCCTCCATACTGTCAAAGTTCATCGAAGGCGGGTACCTCCCCATCTGCTTCGCGCTGGTGGTGATGAGCCTGATGGCGGCGTGGCACTACGTCCAGGTGAAGAGGTACTGGTACGAGCTCGACCACATCGTGCCCGTCAGCGAGATGACGATGCTGCTGGAGAAGAACGAGGTGCGGCGGATCCCCGGGGTGGGCCTCCTGTACACGGAGCTGGTCCAGGGCATCCCCCCGGTGTTCCCCAGGCTGATCCAGAAGATACCGTCCGTGCACTCCATCTTCATGTTCATGTCCATCAAGCACCTGCCCATCTCGCGCGTGGTGCCCACGGAGCGGTTCATCTTCCGGCAGGTCGGGCCGAGGGAGCACCGGATGTTCCGCTGCGTGGCGCGGTACGGGTACAGCGACACGCTGGAGGAGCCCAAGGAGTTCGCGGCGTTCCTCGTGGACAGGCTCAAGATGTTCATCCAGGAAGAGAGCGCGTTCGCGCTCGCGCAGAGCGAAGAGGTTTCGGACGCCCAGGCGAGGCCGGGGCGGTCGACGGTGCACAGCGAGGAGGCGGTCCAAGGCCAGGCGCGGGTGAGCAGCCACTCGGCCTCGGGGAGGATGAGCTTCCACACGAACCAGGcagtggaggaggagaagcagctgattGACAGGGAGGTGGAGCGGGGGATGGTGTATCTGATGGGGGAGGCCAACGTCACGGCGGAGGCCAAGTCCTCCATCTTGAAGAAGGTCGTGGTGAACCATGTCTACACCTTCTTGAGGAAGAACTTGACGGAGGGGCACAAGGTGCTGGCCATTCCCAAAGATCAGCTGCTCAAAGTCGGGATCACGTACGAGATATAG